In the genome of Pontibacillus yanchengensis, one region contains:
- the rplV gene encoding 50S ribosomal protein L22 — protein sequence MQAKAVAKSVRIAPRKVRLVINLIRGKKVGEAIAVLRHTQRGASPEIEKVLNSAIANAEHNYEMDPENLVISEAFVDEGVTLKRFRPRAMGRASQINKRTSHITVVVSEKKEG from the coding sequence ATGCAAGCCAAAGCCGTTGCGAAATCCGTTCGTATTGCTCCTCGTAAAGTTCGTTTGGTAATCAATTTAATTCGAGGAAAAAAGGTTGGCGAAGCGATTGCGGTATTACGTCATACACAACGCGGAGCTTCTCCGGAAATTGAAAAGGTATTAAATTCTGCGATTGCAAACGCTGAGCATAACTATGAAATGGACCCAGAAAACCTAGTGATTTCTGAAGCGTTTGTAGACGAAGGTGTAACGTTGAAACGTTTCCGTCCTCGCGCAATGGGACGTGCAAGCCAAATCAACAAGCGCACTAGCCATATCACAGTAGTTGTATCAGAAAAGAAGGAGGGATAA
- the rpsS gene encoding 30S ribosomal protein S19: protein MGRSLKKGPFVDDHLMKKVESLNEDNKHQVIKTWSRRSTIFPNFVGHTIAVYDGRKHVPVYVTEDMVGHKLGEFAPTRTFKGHGGDDKKTKR, encoded by the coding sequence ATGGGACGTAGCCTAAAGAAAGGACCTTTCGTCGATGATCACTTGATGAAGAAAGTAGAATCATTAAACGAAGATAACAAGCATCAGGTGATCAAAACTTGGTCTCGTCGTTCTACAATTTTCCCTAATTTTGTTGGACACACAATCGCAGTATATGATGGACGCAAACATGTACCTGTTTATGTTACAGAAGACATGGTAGGTCATAAACTTGGCGAATTCGCACCAACACGTACGTTTAAAGGCCATGGTGGCGATGACAAGAAAACAAAACGCTAA